One stretch of Zingiber officinale cultivar Zhangliang chromosome 6B, Zo_v1.1, whole genome shotgun sequence DNA includes these proteins:
- the LOC121988569 gene encoding 60S ribosomal protein L13a-4-like — protein sequence MVSGSGLCTGRVVVDARHHMLGRLASILAKELLNGQRVVVVRCEEICLSGGLVRQKMKYLRFLRKRMNTKPSHGPIHFRAPSKILWRTIRGMIPHKTKRGAAALARLKAYEGVPPPYDKKKRKVVPDALKVLRLRPGHRYCLLGHLSSEVGWNHYDTIKELEEKRKERAKVSYERRKQLQKLRAKAEKATDDDEELGSQLNILAPLKY from the exons ATGGTGTCTGGGTCGGGCCTGTGCACGGGGCGGGTGGTGGTCGATGCCCGACACCACATGCTGGGTCGGTTGGCGTCGATCCTGGCGAAGGAGCTGCTCAATGGGCAGCGTGTCGTCGTCGTTCGCTGCGAGGAGATCTGCCTCTCCGGTGGTCTAGTCCGCCAGAAGATGAAGTATCTCCGTTTCCTCCGCAAGCGCATGAATACCAAGCCGTCTCACGGCCCTATCCACTTCCGCGCCCCTTCCAAGATCCTCTGGCGTACCATACGCGG GATGATTCCCCATAAAACCAAGCGCGGTGCTGCTGCACTGGCAAGGCTCAAGGCCTATGAAGGGGTGCCGCCGCCATAcgacaagaagaagagaaaggttgTTCCGGACGCCCTCAA GGTGTTGAGGCTTCGACCTGGACATAGGTATTGCTTGCTTGGTCATCTCTCATCAGAGGTTGGATGGAATCACTACGACACTATTAAG GAattagaggagaagaggaaagaaagggccaagGTGTCTTATGAGAGGCGAAAGCAGCTTCAGAAGCTTCGTGCCAAGGCAGAGAAGGCAACCGACGACGACGAGGAGCTTGGTTCTCAGCTTAACATCCTTGCTCCATTGAAGTATTGA